The Bactrocera dorsalis isolate Fly_Bdor unplaced genomic scaffold, ASM2337382v1 BdCtg252, whole genome shotgun sequence genome has a segment encoding these proteins:
- the LOC105231897 gene encoding protein SEC13 homolog, with protein MVSLINTVDTGHEDMIHNAVLDYYGLHLATCSSDGSVKVFDVKNGNQILIADLKGHQGPVWQVAWAHPKFGNLLASCSYDRKVIVWKEGAANEWTKFYEYNNHDSSVNSVAFAPAEYGLILACGSSDGSISILTCNIEYGVWDSKKISNAHTIGCNAISWCSSTVPEPAFDQRSSTRNTAVKRLASAGCDNCVKIWREDADRWVEENRLEGHSDWVRDVAWAPSIGLARSQIASASQDRHVIIWNSTDFTTWSSTILHTFDDVVWSVSWSMTGNILAVTGGDNKVTLWKENNENQWMCINDDAAATNAQTNEQRTL; from the exons ATGGTTAGTTTGATCAACACAGTAGACACCGGTCATGAGGATATGATCCACAATGCTGTGCTGGACTACTATGGACTGCATTTGGCAACTTGCTCATCAGATGGGTCTGTAAAGGTGTTCGATGTAAAGAACGGAAATCAAATTTTGATTGCTGACCTCAAGGGTCATCAAGGGCCTGTGTGGCAAGTAGCATGGGCTCATCCCAAGTTTGGAAATCTATTGGCTTCCTGCTCATATGATCGTAAAGTTATCGTATGGAAAGAGGGCGCTGCAAATGAATGGACgaaatt ctATGAGTACAACAATCACGATTCCTCCGTTAATTCGGTAGCTTTTGCACCTGCAGAATACGGTCTGATACTAGCGTGCGGCAGTTCGGATGGTTCGATATCCATACTAACATGCAACATAGAATATGGCGTTTGGGATAGCAAGAAGATCTCGAATGCACACACTATCGGTTGCAATGCAATTTCTTGGTGTTCTTCAACTGTGCCAGAACCAGCATTCGATCAGCGTTCTTCAACACGAAACACTGCGGTTAAGCGTCTCGCTAGTGCTGGCTGCGATAATTGTGTGAAAATATGGCGAGAAGATGCTGATCGTTGGGTGGAAGAAAATCGGCTTGAGGGACACTCTGACTGGGTGCGTGACGTAGCATGGGCGCCATCAATCGGGCTGGCCCGTTCACAAATCGCGTCGGCGTCACAAGATCGTCATGTTATTATCTGGAATAGCACTGATTTTACAACATGGTCGTCAAcaatattgcatacttttgatGATGTGGTTTGGAGTGTGAGTTGGTCAATGACCGGAAATATATTAGCCGTTACTGGTGGTGACAATAAAGTGACACTGTGGAAGGAAAATAACGAGAACCAATGGATGTGCATCAATGACGATGCCGCGGCTACAAATGCACAAACAAACGAACAGCGCACGCTGTAA